Proteins encoded by one window of Microtus pennsylvanicus isolate mMicPen1 chromosome 18, mMicPen1.hap1, whole genome shotgun sequence:
- the Ppp1r15a gene encoding protein phosphatase 1 regulatory subunit 15A isoform X2: MAPRPKYTLPWRDVQSFYLLSPLMGFLSRAWSHLRGPEGPEPWLTETVTGADQIAAKALVTPPLVPGNLPQGDAEDRGAPRESPAAAQGPSFDVQAHNSPPEAWGLSNDGYSEKQGQDGPREQQREHTAGLPMPLSPSLQGADKSLGEVVAGEEGGTELAYPTAHGEGGPAEDEEEDGEASAAYRDPGHKPSPSVHCPGVAGHRATEEKGTEKKADPPSSPLGSHPRAWEYCSREGPTQEREGDREPHGAEQDQPGQKAAAEEEGKAEAACSGNAFLKAWVCRPGEDTEDEDDEDWGSAGEEEEGQALSSPTSPSQAFLKAWVCRPGEDTEDEDDGDWGSDGEDSVAQTCAAPHTSAFLKAWVYCPGEDTEDECENVPDDSAPCLQAQRCLPGEKTAGCVQAEPSLQVAFYLPGEKPAAPWAAPKLPPRLQRRLRLLKTPTQDQDSAAPLRTRKVHFSEKVTVHLLAVWAGPAQAARRGPWEQLARDRSRFARRIAQAEKELGPYLTPAFRARARARLGNAPLTLATPLSRALATPSPLPSEAPSPSLTYKPV; the protein is encoded by the exons ATGGCCCCAAGACCCAAGTATACCCTGCCCTGGAGAGATGTCCAATCCTTCTACCTCCTGTCTCCACTGATGGGCTTCCTCAGCCGGGCTTGGAGCCACCTGAGGGGTCCGGAAGGTCCAGAGCCCTGGCTGACAGAAACAGTAACAGGAGCAGATCAGATAGCCGCCAAGGCTCTGGTAACACCTCCCCTGGTCCCTGGGAACCTCCCTCAGGGGGACGCTGAGGACCGTGGAGCTCCTAGGGAGAGTCCAGCAGCAGCCCAGGGGCCTTCCTTTGATGTTCAAGCCCACAATTCCCCTCCTGAAGCATGGGGACTTTCAAATGATGGATACAGTGAGAAGCAAGGACAGGATGGCCCTCGAGAGCAGCAGAGGGAACACACAGCTGGCCTGCCTATGCCCCTGTCCCCTAGCCTGCAAGGTGCTGATAAGAGCCTCGGGGAGGTGGTggctggagaagagggagggactgAGCTGGCTTATCCCACAGCACACGGGGAGGGTGGTCCAGCCGAGGACgaggaagaggatggagaagCCTCTGCTGCTTACAGAGACCCAGGACACAAGCCCAGCCCTTCTGTGCATTGCCCAGGGGTGGCAGGACATCGAGCCACGGaggaaaaaggaacagaaaagaaagctgaCCCCCCCAGCTCTCCTTTAGGCTCTCACCCCAGAGCCTGGGAGTACTGCTCTAGAGAGGGGCCTACGCAGGAGAGAGAAGGCGACCGAGAGCCACACGGGGCAGAGCAGGATCAGCCTGGTCAaaaggcagcagctgaggaagaggggaaagctGAAGCTGCCTGTAGTGGGAATGCCTTCCTGAAGGCCTGGGTATGTCGGCCTGGAGAGGACACGGAGGATGAGGACGACGAGGATTGGGGATCagctggggaagaggaagaaggccaggcCTTGTCTTCCCCTACCTCTCCTTCACAGGCCTTCCTGAAGGCCTGGGTGTGTAGACCTGGAGAGGACACTGAGGATGAGGACGACGGTGACTGGGGATCAGATGGGGAAGACAGTGTAGCTCAGACCTGTGCAGCCCCCCATACAAGTGCCTTCCTGAAGGCCTGGGTCTACTGTCCAGGAGAGGACACAGAAGATGAGTGTGAGAATGTCCCAGATGACTCAGCTCCCTGCCTTCAGGCCCAGCGGTGTCTGCCTGGAGAGAAGACAGCGGGATGTGTGCAAGCAGAGCCCTCTCTTCAGGTGGCCTTCTATTTACCTGGAGAGAAGCCAGCAGCACCTTGGGCTGCCCCTAAGCTGCCCCCTCGACTGCAAAGGAGGCTCAGACTATTGAAAACCCCCACCCAGGATCAGGACTCTGCAGCTCCCCTGCGGACCAGAAAG GTGCACTTCTCTGAGAAAGTCACAGTTCATCTCCTTGCTGTCTGGGCAGGACCAGCCCAGGCTGCCCGCCGTGGTCCCTGGGAGCAGCTCGCACGAGATCGGAGCCGCTTTGCTCGCCGCATTGCCCAGGCAGAGAAGGAGCTGGGTCCTTACCTCACCCCTGCCTTCCGGGCCAGAGCACGGGCTCGCCTTGGAAACGCACCTCTTACTCTG GCCACGCCCTTGAGCCGAGCTTTGGCCAcaccctctccccttcccagtGAAGCCCCTTCACCCAGCCTGACTTATAAACCCGTAtag
- the Ppp1r15a gene encoding protein phosphatase 1 regulatory subunit 15A isoform X1, protein MAPRPKYTLPWRDVQSFYLLSPLMGFLSRAWSHLRGPEGPEPWLTETVTGADQIAAKALVTPPLVPGNLPQGDAEDRGAPRESPAAAQGPSFDVQAHNSPPEAWGLSNDGYSEKQGQDGPREQQREHTAGLPMPLSPSLQGADKSLGEVVAGEEGGTELAYPTAHGEGGPAEDEEEDGEASAAYRDPGHKPSPSVHCPGVAGHRATEEKGTEKKADPPSSPLGSHPRAWEYCSREGPTQEREGDREPHGAEQDQPGQKAAAEEEGKAEAACSGNAFLKAWVCRPGEDTEDEDDEDWGSAGEEEEGQALSSPTSPSQAFLKAWVCRPGEDTEDEDDGDWGSDGEDSVAQTCAAPHTSAFLKAWVYCPGEDTEDECENVPDDSAPCLQAQRCLPGEKTAGCVQAEPSLQVAFYLPGEKPAAPWAAPKLPPRLQRRLRLLKTPTQDQDSAAPLRTRKVHFSEKVTVHLLAVWAGPAQAARRGPWEQLARDRSRFARRIAQAEKELGPYLTPAFRARARARLGNAPLTLVSTPFPQPGHCASLGHALEPSFGHTLSPSQ, encoded by the exons ATGGCCCCAAGACCCAAGTATACCCTGCCCTGGAGAGATGTCCAATCCTTCTACCTCCTGTCTCCACTGATGGGCTTCCTCAGCCGGGCTTGGAGCCACCTGAGGGGTCCGGAAGGTCCAGAGCCCTGGCTGACAGAAACAGTAACAGGAGCAGATCAGATAGCCGCCAAGGCTCTGGTAACACCTCCCCTGGTCCCTGGGAACCTCCCTCAGGGGGACGCTGAGGACCGTGGAGCTCCTAGGGAGAGTCCAGCAGCAGCCCAGGGGCCTTCCTTTGATGTTCAAGCCCACAATTCCCCTCCTGAAGCATGGGGACTTTCAAATGATGGATACAGTGAGAAGCAAGGACAGGATGGCCCTCGAGAGCAGCAGAGGGAACACACAGCTGGCCTGCCTATGCCCCTGTCCCCTAGCCTGCAAGGTGCTGATAAGAGCCTCGGGGAGGTGGTggctggagaagagggagggactgAGCTGGCTTATCCCACAGCACACGGGGAGGGTGGTCCAGCCGAGGACgaggaagaggatggagaagCCTCTGCTGCTTACAGAGACCCAGGACACAAGCCCAGCCCTTCTGTGCATTGCCCAGGGGTGGCAGGACATCGAGCCACGGaggaaaaaggaacagaaaagaaagctgaCCCCCCCAGCTCTCCTTTAGGCTCTCACCCCAGAGCCTGGGAGTACTGCTCTAGAGAGGGGCCTACGCAGGAGAGAGAAGGCGACCGAGAGCCACACGGGGCAGAGCAGGATCAGCCTGGTCAaaaggcagcagctgaggaagaggggaaagctGAAGCTGCCTGTAGTGGGAATGCCTTCCTGAAGGCCTGGGTATGTCGGCCTGGAGAGGACACGGAGGATGAGGACGACGAGGATTGGGGATCagctggggaagaggaagaaggccaggcCTTGTCTTCCCCTACCTCTCCTTCACAGGCCTTCCTGAAGGCCTGGGTGTGTAGACCTGGAGAGGACACTGAGGATGAGGACGACGGTGACTGGGGATCAGATGGGGAAGACAGTGTAGCTCAGACCTGTGCAGCCCCCCATACAAGTGCCTTCCTGAAGGCCTGGGTCTACTGTCCAGGAGAGGACACAGAAGATGAGTGTGAGAATGTCCCAGATGACTCAGCTCCCTGCCTTCAGGCCCAGCGGTGTCTGCCTGGAGAGAAGACAGCGGGATGTGTGCAAGCAGAGCCCTCTCTTCAGGTGGCCTTCTATTTACCTGGAGAGAAGCCAGCAGCACCTTGGGCTGCCCCTAAGCTGCCCCCTCGACTGCAAAGGAGGCTCAGACTATTGAAAACCCCCACCCAGGATCAGGACTCTGCAGCTCCCCTGCGGACCAGAAAG GTGCACTTCTCTGAGAAAGTCACAGTTCATCTCCTTGCTGTCTGGGCAGGACCAGCCCAGGCTGCCCGCCGTGGTCCCTGGGAGCAGCTCGCACGAGATCGGAGCCGCTTTGCTCGCCGCATTGCCCAGGCAGAGAAGGAGCTGGGTCCTTACCTCACCCCTGCCTTCCGGGCCAGAGCACGGGCTCGCCTTGGAAACGCACCTCTTACTCTGGTCTCCACACCTTTTCCACAGCCTGGACATTGTGCCTCCTTAGGCCACGCCCTTGAGCCGAGCTTTGGCCAcaccctctccccttcccagtGA